Part of the Egibacteraceae bacterium genome is shown below.
GCCGACGACTACGTGACGAAGCCGTTCTCTATGCGCGAGCTCACCGCGCGCATCCGGGCGGTGCTGCGGCGTGGCGGCGAACGCGACGCCGAGGACACGGCCCCGGCGATGGAGGCCGGGGGCGTACGCCTCGATCCGGAGCGCTACGAGGTGCGCGTCCGCGGCACGCCGGTCGACCTGCCGCCGAAGGAGTTCCTCCTGCTCGAGCTCCTCATCCGCAACGCCGGCCGCGTGCTCACCCGCGACGTCATCATCGACCGGGTGTGGGGATCGGACTACGTCGGTGACACGAAGACGCTCGACGTGCACATCAAGCGCCTGCGGGGGCGCATCGAGGAGAACCCCCGTGAACCGCGCCTGATCGCCACGGTCCGGGGCGTTGGCTACAAGTTCGCCGACGGTTGACCGGGCCGACGGGGGCCCGCGATCCGCGGGCGCGCCGAACGGCGACAATGGGTGCGTGCTCCGACGCGGGTCGATCGTCCTTCCGCTCGTCGCCGCCTCGGCGGCCGTGCTCGGCGCCCTGCTGCCGGGCCGCGCCTGGCTCGCGGCCCTGCTCGCGGTCGCCGGTGGCCTCGTCGCCGGCGTCGCGCTCAACCGGGTCGCGCACCGGCGGATCGAGCGCGTCGCCGACCTCGTGGAGGGCTTCGCGGTCGGCGAGATCGACCGGCGGGTACGGGCCGACGGCAGCGCCTCGTGGCGGCGGCTGGTGCGGGCGCTCGACGCGCTCGGGGCGTCGTTCGCGCGTCAGCTCGACCAGCTCGGGGAGGAGCGCGCCCGCGTTGAGCGGCTGCTCGAGCAGCTGCCGCTCGCCGTCCTGCTGTTCACCGAGCACGGCCTCGCGTACGCGAACCCTACCGCGCGCGAGCTGTTCGACCTTGGCGGCGGCGGCGGTGGCGCCATGCCCTTGCAGGTGCTCGGCGTGCCGGCGCTCGCCGACGCCGTCGCCGAGGTCGGCGAGACGGGACGCACCGTCGAGGTCGAGGTCACCCGCGAGGACCGGATACTCGCCGCGCGCGCCGCCGAGCCCACCGCCGGAGAGGTGGCGCTCGTCGTCACCGACCTCACCGAGGCCCGCCGGGTCGAGGAGATCCGCCGCGACTTCGTCGTCAACGCCTCCCACGAACTCAAGACCCCCGCCGCGGGCATGCGGGCGCTCGCGGACTCCATCGAGCTCGCGGTGGACCGCGACCCGCCCCGCGCCCGGCGGATGATCACGCGGCTGCGGGAGGAGGCCGACCGGCTCGCGGAGATGGTCCGTGACCTGCTCGACCTCGCGCGCCTGGAGGAGGCAGCGGCCCAGCGCGGTCGCCAGCCCGTCGACGTCGCCGCGGCGGTGCGCCGGCAGCTGGGGCGCTTCGAGGCGCTGGCCGCGGAGCGCGGCATCACGCTCGCGTGCGCCTGCCCGGAGCCGGCGACCGTCGTCGCGCAGCCCGAGGACATCCGCCTCATCGTCGACAACCTCGTCGAGAACGCCGTCCGCTACAACCGCGACGGCGGCCGGGTCGACGTCTTTGTGCGCCGCGCGGACGGGCAGGTGGTCGTCGAGGTCGCCGACACGGGCCTCGGGATCCCCGCCGGGGACCGGGACCGGATCTTCGAGCGCTTCTACCGCGTCGACAAGGCCCGTACCCGCGCGGCCGGCGGGACGGGGCTCGGACTGTCGCTCGTGCGCAACGCGGTCGCCCGCCACGGGGGGGCGGTGTCGGTTGACAGCGTGGTGGGGCAGGGCTCCGTCTTCCGCGTCGTGCTGCC
Proteins encoded:
- a CDS encoding response regulator transcription factor, with the translated sequence MPKILVVEDEPSLLEALEFGLGAEGFDVVTVDDGAASLQVFARERPDLVVLDLMLPGLSGTEVCKRLRATSGVPIIMLTAKDAEIDRVVGLELGADDYVTKPFSMRELTARIRAVLRRGGERDAEDTAPAMEAGGVRLDPERYEVRVRGTPVDLPPKEFLLLELLIRNAGRVLTRDVIIDRVWGSDYVGDTKTLDVHIKRLRGRIEENPREPRLIATVRGVGYKFADG
- a CDS encoding ATP-binding protein, which gives rise to MLRRGSIVLPLVAASAAVLGALLPGRAWLAALLAVAGGLVAGVALNRVAHRRIERVADLVEGFAVGEIDRRVRADGSASWRRLVRALDALGASFARQLDQLGEERARVERLLEQLPLAVLLFTEHGLAYANPTARELFDLGGGGGGAMPLQVLGVPALADAVAEVGETGRTVEVEVTREDRILAARAAEPTAGEVALVVTDLTEARRVEEIRRDFVVNASHELKTPAAGMRALADSIELAVDRDPPRARRMITRLREEADRLAEMVRDLLDLARLEEAAAQRGRQPVDVAAAVRRQLGRFEALAAERGITLACACPEPATVVAQPEDIRLIVDNLVENAVRYNRDGGRVDVFVRRADGQVVVEVADTGLGIPAGDRDRIFERFYRVDKARTRAAGGTGLGLSLVRNAVARHGGAVSVDSVVGQGSVFRVVLPVEGATANGGPALR